Proteins encoded together in one Synechococcus sp. A15-62 window:
- a CDS encoding ATP-dependent DNA ligase has product MRAFQNLFNQLDQVTGTKAKVQALVDHFQGVEAGEAAWALTLLLGKRRRRLITGRRLRDILRDRGGLPDWLIDDCYGQVGDSAETISLLWPAVQERVAANDPGLPSGDGDMHLSWWMDTLLPAISTRSDEDQANAVIWLWHRTPLDQHFIVNKLLTGGFRVGVSTGLISRAIAEAFDLEESLVVQRLMGGFEPSAERFRQLTASATADEHHSSGTPYPFYLASPLEPERLRETSANEWQLEWKWDGIRGQLIHRGSGVYLWSRGEELVNESFPELVEVAQALPSGSVLDGELICWQQDAATPLGFDQLQRRLGRKTVGATLKRDCPMRFIAYDLLEHQGTDIRQLGLRQRQQHLAQLLGSIEHPESWRLKQSPSWSIDTWGELEKQRNLARQHNAEGLMLKQADSPYLSGRKRGNWWKHKLEPMTLDAVLLYAQAGSGRRANLFTDYTFGLWTNAKEPHLVTFAKAYSGLNDAEILELDRWIRRNTLQRFGPARSLKTELVFEIGFEGIHSSKRHKSGIAVRFPRILRWRRDKPADEADSLQTAMALIENR; this is encoded by the coding sequence ATGCGGGCCTTTCAGAACCTGTTCAATCAGTTGGATCAGGTCACGGGCACCAAGGCCAAGGTGCAAGCGCTGGTGGATCACTTTCAGGGGGTCGAAGCAGGTGAAGCGGCCTGGGCGTTGACGCTGCTGCTGGGCAAACGCCGCCGGCGGCTGATCACCGGTCGTCGACTCCGCGACATCCTGCGGGACCGCGGCGGTCTTCCGGATTGGCTGATCGACGACTGCTACGGACAGGTGGGCGACTCAGCCGAAACCATCAGCCTGCTCTGGCCTGCCGTGCAAGAGCGTGTCGCAGCAAACGATCCGGGTCTGCCGAGCGGTGATGGGGACATGCACCTCAGCTGGTGGATGGACACACTGCTGCCGGCCATCAGCACCAGAAGCGATGAGGACCAAGCCAATGCGGTGATCTGGCTGTGGCATCGAACCCCGCTCGACCAGCACTTCATCGTCAACAAACTGCTCACGGGAGGGTTCCGTGTCGGCGTGTCGACGGGCCTGATCAGCCGCGCCATCGCCGAGGCGTTTGATCTCGAGGAAAGCCTGGTGGTGCAACGGCTGATGGGAGGCTTTGAGCCCTCGGCCGAGCGCTTCAGGCAACTCACCGCCAGCGCAACCGCAGATGAACACCATTCCAGTGGCACCCCTTACCCCTTTTATCTCGCCAGTCCCCTGGAGCCCGAACGACTGCGGGAGACATCCGCAAACGAATGGCAACTTGAGTGGAAATGGGATGGGATCCGCGGTCAGCTGATCCACCGCGGTTCCGGCGTCTACCTCTGGAGCCGTGGAGAAGAATTGGTCAACGAGAGCTTCCCTGAGCTGGTTGAGGTGGCTCAGGCCTTGCCGTCAGGAAGCGTTCTGGACGGCGAGCTGATCTGCTGGCAACAGGACGCGGCCACGCCACTTGGTTTTGATCAGCTGCAACGACGTCTCGGCCGCAAAACCGTTGGGGCAACATTGAAACGCGACTGCCCGATGCGGTTCATCGCCTACGACCTGCTGGAACATCAGGGCACGGACATTCGCCAGCTGGGATTACGGCAGCGTCAGCAGCATTTAGCTCAGCTGCTGGGCAGCATCGAGCATCCCGAGTCGTGGCGGTTGAAGCAGAGCCCGTCCTGGTCGATCGACACCTGGGGAGAGCTGGAGAAACAACGGAACCTGGCGCGTCAACACAACGCCGAAGGGCTGATGCTCAAACAAGCGGATTCGCCTTATCTCAGCGGGCGCAAACGCGGCAACTGGTGGAAACACAAGCTGGAGCCAATGACCCTCGATGCGGTGCTCCTCTATGCCCAGGCCGGCAGTGGGCGACGCGCCAACCTGTTCACCGATTACACCTTCGGCCTCTGGACCAACGCTAAAGAGCCGCATTTGGTGACCTTCGCCAAGGCTTATTCCGGCCTCAATGATGCCGAAATCCTCGAACTGGACCGCTGGATCCGACGCAACACCCTGCAGCGCTTCGGGCCAGCACGGTCCCTGAAAACCGAGCTGGTGTTTGAAATCGGATTTGAGGGCATCCACTCCTCAAAACGCCATAAATCAGGCATCGCCGTGCGTTTTCCGCGCATCCTGCGCTGGCGACGCGACAAACCCGCCGATGAAGCGGATTCACTCCAGACCGCGATGGCATTGATCGAGAACCGCTGA
- a CDS encoding ligase-associated DNA damage response DEXH box helicase: protein MAPSKKSAKAEAKAKPSTNDPRLNPIHAWFAQRNWTPLPFQQQTWSAYLAGRNGLIQVPTGSGKTFAAVMGPIARMLAEEQPLKGIRLLYITPLRALSRDLSLAIREPIEAMGWPIRVGIRNGDSSSSERTKQLKAPPQILVTTPESLALLLSNAKAEELFGQLETVILDEWHELMGSKRGSQTELCLSWLRQLRPQLQTWAISATIGNIEQAARHALGTAGEPQLIGGAPARSTEIQSILPDTIDGFPWAGHLGLRMYEELVARLNPGISTLLFTNTRNQSERWHQCLRFACPEMEEGLALHHSAIDRSEREAIEASVKAGSIRWVVCTSSLDLGVDFQPVEQVVQIGSPKNLARLLQRAGRSAHLPGGTSQVLFMPTNALELLELSAVRRGLAEGLVEQRKPPKAPLDVLLQHLTGLACGPCFNPEQTLQTVRSCAAYADLSQEDWDWCMLFLEQGGECLGAYPRYRKLEWEEISQRYRVREKAIARLHRLNVGTITAAPAITVRFVRGAVLGHVEETFISQLKPKDVFFFSGRQLEFVRLRDMTAYVKVSTKKTRTVPAWAGGQMALSDLLTHHLRLEVDRASRGDLDNAELQALKPLFDRQQDISVLPTVGQLLIETCRTREGTHLFAYPFEGRFVHEGIGFLWASRLTRLERGTITVSVNDYGFELLAPKSYPMAELLEDHIDLLLDRQQLERDLKNALNLSELQRRRFRAIAQIAGLMNRGFPGSSKSTGQLQISASLLFDVFSRHEPNNRLLLQAQQEVLDDQLEISRLEAALERAASQEWLHVETPRPSPLAFPLLVERLNNRMSNESVLERVQRMKDEAIRKEG from the coding sequence ATGGCACCTTCAAAAAAGAGTGCAAAAGCGGAAGCAAAGGCCAAACCATCAACCAACGACCCTCGCTTGAACCCGATTCATGCATGGTTCGCGCAAAGGAACTGGACACCACTGCCGTTTCAGCAGCAGACCTGGAGCGCCTATCTGGCGGGGCGGAATGGGTTGATCCAAGTGCCCACAGGGTCTGGCAAAACCTTCGCCGCCGTGATGGGACCGATCGCGCGGATGTTGGCGGAGGAGCAGCCGTTGAAGGGAATACGTCTGCTCTACATCACGCCCTTGCGGGCCCTCAGCCGCGACTTGTCGCTGGCGATCCGCGAGCCGATCGAGGCGATGGGCTGGCCGATTCGGGTGGGCATCCGCAATGGCGACAGCAGCAGCAGCGAACGCACCAAACAGCTCAAGGCACCACCACAGATTCTGGTGACGACTCCGGAGTCCCTCGCCCTGCTGCTGAGCAATGCCAAGGCCGAAGAGCTGTTTGGCCAACTCGAGACGGTGATCCTCGATGAATGGCACGAGTTGATGGGCAGCAAACGGGGCAGCCAGACGGAGCTGTGCCTGAGCTGGTTGCGGCAGCTGCGTCCCCAGCTCCAGACCTGGGCCATCAGTGCCACCATCGGCAACATCGAGCAGGCGGCGCGCCATGCCCTGGGGACGGCAGGCGAACCGCAGCTGATCGGGGGCGCGCCAGCCCGCAGCACGGAGATTCAGAGCATCCTCCCGGACACGATCGATGGCTTCCCCTGGGCCGGACATCTCGGTTTGCGGATGTACGAGGAGCTGGTGGCCCGCCTCAACCCCGGCATCAGCACCTTGCTGTTCACCAACACACGCAATCAGTCGGAGCGTTGGCACCAGTGTCTGCGCTTCGCCTGCCCGGAAATGGAGGAGGGATTGGCCCTGCACCACAGCGCCATTGATCGCAGCGAGCGGGAAGCGATCGAAGCCTCCGTGAAAGCCGGCAGCATTCGTTGGGTGGTCTGCACCAGCTCTCTGGATCTCGGGGTGGACTTCCAGCCCGTGGAACAGGTGGTGCAGATCGGGAGCCCCAAGAATCTGGCGCGGCTGCTGCAGCGGGCAGGCCGGTCAGCGCACTTGCCCGGCGGAACATCCCAGGTGCTGTTCATGCCCACCAATGCCCTTGAACTGCTCGAACTCAGTGCCGTGCGGCGGGGGTTGGCGGAGGGTCTGGTGGAACAACGCAAGCCGCCGAAAGCCCCTCTTGATGTTCTGCTGCAGCACCTCACGGGGTTGGCCTGCGGCCCTTGCTTTAATCCTGAGCAAACGTTGCAGACCGTGCGGAGCTGTGCGGCCTACGCCGATCTGAGTCAGGAGGACTGGGACTGGTGCATGCTGTTTCTCGAGCAGGGCGGAGAGTGCCTGGGGGCCTATCCCCGCTACCGCAAGCTCGAATGGGAGGAGATAAGCCAGCGCTACCGGGTCCGAGAAAAAGCCATCGCCCGGCTGCACCGTCTCAACGTCGGAACAATCACGGCCGCACCGGCGATCACGGTGCGGTTTGTGCGTGGTGCCGTTCTCGGCCATGTGGAGGAGACCTTCATCAGCCAGCTCAAGCCGAAGGATGTGTTCTTCTTCTCCGGCCGCCAGCTGGAATTCGTGCGGCTGCGGGACATGACCGCTTACGTGAAAGTGAGCACCAAGAAAACGCGCACGGTGCCTGCCTGGGCAGGGGGACAGATGGCCCTCTCCGATCTGCTGACCCATCACCTACGTCTCGAGGTGGACCGTGCCAGCCGGGGTGATCTCGACAACGCTGAACTGCAGGCTCTGAAACCCCTGTTTGATCGACAACAGGACATCTCGGTGCTGCCGACGGTTGGTCAGCTGTTGATTGAAACCTGTCGCACCCGCGAAGGCACGCACCTGTTTGCCTACCCCTTTGAAGGACGGTTCGTGCATGAGGGCATCGGCTTCCTCTGGGCGTCGCGGCTCACCCGTCTGGAGCGGGGCACGATCACGGTGTCGGTCAACGACTACGGCTTTGAGCTGTTGGCACCGAAGAGCTACCCCATGGCGGAGCTGCTGGAAGACCACATCGATCTGCTACTCGATCGGCAACAACTGGAGCGGGATCTGAAGAACGCACTGAATCTTTCCGAGCTGCAACGGCGACGATTCCGCGCCATCGCCCAGATCGCTGGTCTGATGAACCGCGGCTTCCCTGGATCGAGCAAAAGCACCGGCCAACTTCAGATCAGTGCCTCGCTGCTCTTCGATGTGTTCAGCCGCCATGAGCCGAACAATCGCTTGCTGCTCCAGGCCCAACAGGAAGTGCTCGATGACCAGTTGGAGATCTCACGTCTGGAGGCTGCCTTGGAACGCGCCGCAAGCCAGGAATGGCTCCACGTTGAAACCCCTCGCCCCAGCCCGCTGGCCTTTCCGCTGCTGGTGGAACGGCTCAACAACAGGATGAGCAATGAATCCGTTTTGGAGCGGGTTCAGCGAATGAAGGACGAAGCCATCCGCAAAGAGGGTTGA
- a CDS encoding DUF3598 family protein — MGRWFTVLGHSALLFGLAVVEPGLSRADGSARRSISTAAFTTEEQLAERNWHAFWNNHLGTWKGSWTRYTPEGDVKESFASTREFTANSATTEIVQNNRHRYADGRSRHKQWSYNVKDHNQRDGFAHPASIPMRGLALDNGAAAWLIPSLEPNQFTPFELFLMDGDRRHSVGVLYGKDRALLRTASIREQRGNAPTDGWTNAIDQVNPWHPVGQWQGQGRQILKDLSRLPASPTFWQWMPPGESDQSNHYLPDHIILRCPKRITPMQPFSIQVIWMLRDDAMQTITAEYDKDLELIDVTHQSLSPGTLPN, encoded by the coding sequence ATGGGGCGTTGGTTCACGGTTCTGGGTCACAGCGCCCTGTTGTTTGGCCTGGCTGTTGTTGAGCCAGGTTTAAGCCGAGCCGATGGATCGGCACGCAGGTCAATCTCCACAGCAGCATTCACAACAGAAGAGCAGTTAGCAGAACGAAATTGGCATGCCTTTTGGAACAACCACCTGGGGACATGGAAGGGAAGCTGGACGCGATACACACCGGAAGGAGACGTCAAAGAAAGCTTCGCCAGCACACGCGAATTCACCGCCAACTCAGCCACGACGGAGATCGTTCAAAACAATCGCCACCGCTATGCGGACGGTCGCTCAAGACACAAGCAATGGTCCTACAACGTCAAAGATCACAATCAACGTGATGGTTTTGCTCATCCAGCCAGCATTCCCATGCGCGGCCTTGCTCTCGACAATGGTGCCGCTGCCTGGTTGATCCCGTCGTTGGAGCCAAACCAGTTCACACCCTTTGAGCTGTTTCTGATGGATGGCGATCGTCGCCACAGCGTGGGAGTGCTCTACGGGAAAGATAGGGCGTTACTTCGCACCGCTTCGATCAGAGAACAACGGGGCAACGCCCCAACCGATGGTTGGACAAACGCCATCGATCAGGTGAATCCCTGGCATCCCGTCGGCCAATGGCAAGGGCAAGGGCGACAGATTCTCAAGGATTTATCGCGCTTGCCCGCCAGCCCCACGTTCTGGCAATGGATGCCCCCCGGAGAATCGGATCAATCCAATCACTACCTTCCGGATCACATCATCCTGCGTTGTCCAAAACGCATCACTCCGATGCAGCCCTTTTCCATTCAGGTGATCTGGATGTTGCGCGACGATGCGATGCAGACCATCACAGCGGAATACGACAAGGATTTAGAGCTGATCGACGTGACACACCAAAGCCTCAGTCCCGGGACGCTTCCGAATTGA
- a CDS encoding DUF1543 domain-containing protein: MSSAKKLFLVVLGGRCKGCHVEQHDVRWVVGETIDATLPALRKEWIGLRRGLHIDSYRCIDHADGHRIEVVEHAQDATSADAPRLWFVNLGAYVPTSMAEQHAFGVIVAHSSASAKARARQRWLQGQEQIHKDDLHPVDMDGSLDDLLPIQGNGQWHLKLIADPDVGDAPVHPDWYGYWRI; the protein is encoded by the coding sequence ATGAGCAGCGCCAAGAAGCTTTTCCTGGTGGTGCTGGGGGGGCGTTGCAAGGGCTGCCACGTGGAGCAACACGATGTGCGCTGGGTCGTGGGCGAAACCATCGACGCAACGTTGCCAGCCCTACGCAAGGAATGGATCGGCCTTCGCCGTGGCCTGCACATCGACAGCTACCGCTGCATCGACCATGCCGATGGACATCGCATTGAGGTTGTTGAGCACGCACAGGACGCAACCAGTGCAGATGCTCCGCGTCTGTGGTTCGTCAACCTTGGCGCCTACGTCCCCACATCAATGGCGGAACAGCACGCCTTCGGAGTGATCGTAGCCCATTCTTCAGCCTCTGCAAAAGCACGGGCACGCCAGCGTTGGCTGCAAGGTCAGGAACAGATTCACAAGGATGATCTTCACCCTGTCGACATGGACGGCAGCCTCGATGATCTGCTGCCGATTCAGGGCAATGGCCAGTGGCATTTGAAACTGATCGCGGATCCTGACGTTGGCGACGCACCAGTGCACCCCGATTGGTACGGCTACTGGAGGATCTGA
- a CDS encoding molecular chaperone DnaJ — MACFGDQLVQESKGFGGEARSAKRKTSNKRKPGTSNHRRDQCPMGRDPGLEAIQARQCLGLPLTGRLTVAQVKRAHKLLAVQHHPDKGGDPEVMTRFNTARDVLLEPEMEMLAA; from the coding sequence GTGGCCTGCTTCGGAGATCAGCTTGTGCAGGAATCGAAAGGGTTTGGGGGTGAGGCCAGGTCGGCCAAACGCAAAACAAGCAACAAGCGCAAGCCGGGAACGTCAAATCATCGTCGCGATCAATGCCCAATGGGGCGCGACCCCGGCCTCGAGGCGATTCAAGCCAGGCAGTGCCTTGGCCTGCCGCTGACTGGACGGTTGACCGTTGCCCAGGTGAAGCGGGCCCACAAACTTCTGGCTGTTCAACATCACCCCGACAAAGGGGGCGACCCTGAGGTGATGACGCGCTTCAACACAGCTCGCGATGTGCTGCTTGAGCCTGAGATGGAAATGCTTGCCGCCTGA
- a CDS encoding esterase, with product MCVDQVRSTSRLTQPVVIFGGFLITQEAYRPLADWINQATGVAVRIVPASKLDWLATSWGFGWRRLLDRVDAAVRELQSQSPTGRVTLIGHSSGGVMLRPYLADQTFLGRRFNGAARCNRLITLGSPHQALRATPLRARVDREFPGCPEADRVDYVAVAGRLDPLGANASNFSRRSAARSYRQIMGDPDLQGDGLVPLPSALLRDARGIELDDTAHGGLFGQSWYGSTDRIQRWWSLLGD from the coding sequence ATGTGCGTTGATCAGGTGAGGAGCACGTCTCGCCTTACCCAGCCCGTCGTCATCTTTGGTGGCTTTCTGATCACGCAGGAGGCCTACCGGCCCCTGGCCGACTGGATTAATCAGGCCACTGGTGTTGCCGTGCGCATCGTGCCTGCGTCCAAATTGGATTGGTTGGCCACCAGCTGGGGCTTTGGTTGGCGTCGCCTGCTTGATCGCGTTGATGCCGCTGTGCGCGAGCTTCAAAGCCAGTCGCCCACAGGGCGCGTCACCTTGATTGGTCACAGTTCCGGCGGGGTGATGTTGCGGCCTTATCTGGCCGATCAGACTTTTCTGGGCCGCCGTTTCAACGGTGCAGCCCGATGCAACCGCCTGATCACGCTCGGCAGCCCCCACCAGGCCCTGCGTGCCACACCGCTGCGGGCTCGCGTGGATCGTGAGTTTCCGGGTTGCCCTGAAGCCGATCGGGTCGACTACGTGGCGGTTGCGGGTCGGCTTGATCCGCTGGGAGCGAATGCATCCAACTTTTCGCGCCGCAGCGCTGCCCGCAGCTATCGACAGATCATGGGCGACCCCGATCTGCAGGGGGATGGTCTGGTGCCGCTCCCATCAGCCCTGCTGCGGGATGCCCGTGGGATTGAGCTGGACGATACGGCCCATGGCGGATTGTTCGGCCAAAGCTGGTACGGCTCCACCGATCGGATCCAGCGCTGGTGGTCGCTGCTCGGCGACTGA
- a CDS encoding methyltransferase domain-containing protein has product MTVVPVLKESQRFKLDATDDAIFYSEPRFVHHLDAGFRARLTTLYRERIPPCAQVLDLMSSWVSHLPDDVSYDNVIGHGLNADELSANPRLDRHWVQNLNRDQTLPVEDASIDATLIVAGWQYLQQPEPIASELWRITRPRGQVIVAFSNRMFFTKAPQVWTDGDDGDHLRYVAEVLMAQGWPQPEIVAEDTRAEGVMGLFGGKGDPFFAVVAEKPLQ; this is encoded by the coding sequence ATGACGGTTGTTCCTGTTCTGAAGGAGTCCCAACGCTTCAAGTTGGATGCCACCGATGACGCGATCTTCTACAGCGAGCCGCGTTTCGTTCACCACCTGGATGCGGGTTTTCGTGCACGGCTGACGACCCTTTACCGAGAGCGAATCCCTCCCTGTGCCCAGGTGCTTGATCTGATGAGCAGTTGGGTGAGCCACCTGCCGGACGACGTCAGTTACGACAACGTCATCGGCCATGGCCTCAATGCTGATGAGCTGAGTGCCAACCCCCGATTGGACCGGCACTGGGTTCAGAACCTCAACCGCGACCAAACCCTCCCGGTTGAGGATGCATCCATCGACGCCACTCTGATCGTGGCCGGTTGGCAGTACCTGCAACAGCCCGAGCCGATCGCCTCAGAGCTGTGGCGGATCACCCGTCCCCGGGGCCAGGTGATCGTGGCGTTTTCGAATCGAATGTTCTTCACCAAGGCTCCCCAGGTCTGGACCGACGGTGATGACGGTGATCACCTCCGTTATGTCGCTGAGGTGTTGATGGCCCAGGGTTGGCCCCAGCCGGAGATCGTTGCCGAAGACACCCGCGCTGAGGGGGTGATGGGCTTGTTCGGCGGTAAGGGGGATCCTTTCTTTGCCGTTGTGGCTGAGAAACCTCTCCAGTGA
- a CDS encoding chlorophyll a/b-binding protein produces MSRPAFRYEEPERFGESLTTARPWNRSALTDVERLNGRVAMLGFLAAVVLEKATGLGIAGQLGAALRWYLQLG; encoded by the coding sequence ATGAGTCGGCCTGCTTTTCGTTACGAGGAACCGGAACGCTTCGGCGAGTCGCTCACCACAGCACGCCCCTGGAACCGTTCTGCCCTGACTGATGTTGAGCGGCTCAATGGCCGGGTGGCCATGCTCGGTTTCTTGGCTGCCGTGGTGCTTGAAAAGGCCACCGGCTTGGGAATCGCAGGTCAGCTTGGTGCAGCCCTGCGCTGGTACCTGCAGCTGGGTTGA
- a CDS encoding NUDIX hydrolase has protein sequence MKPAVALAMLEREGRWLLQLRDDIDSIIYPGHWGLFGGHLDPGETASDAVHRELQEEIDWSPSLPLEPWFSDDSGNRVAHVFRGTLSVPLSQLQLKEGQEMKLVSLSDLVRDSIWSERQQELRPVAPRLSIVIERLLQEGHDR, from the coding sequence ATGAAGCCCGCCGTCGCCCTGGCCATGCTCGAGCGGGAGGGCCGATGGCTGCTCCAGCTGCGAGACGATATCGACTCAATCATTTACCCGGGCCACTGGGGGTTGTTCGGCGGCCATCTCGATCCGGGAGAGACAGCCAGCGACGCAGTGCACCGCGAGCTGCAGGAGGAGATCGATTGGTCTCCCAGCCTTCCGCTGGAACCATGGTTCAGCGATGACAGCGGCAACCGGGTGGCCCACGTGTTCCGCGGAACGCTCAGCGTGCCCCTGAGCCAACTGCAGTTGAAGGAAGGCCAGGAGATGAAGTTGGTCTCCCTCAGTGATCTGGTGCGTGACTCGATCTGGAGTGAGCGGCAGCAGGAGCTCCGTCCCGTCGCACCACGACTCTCGATCGTGATCGAACGGTTGCTGCAGGAAGGCCATGACCGCTGA
- a CDS encoding ABC transporter ATP-binding protein — MTAETWLDLRNVQAWQGDRPVLHELNLQLKLRQSTTVLGPNGAGKSSLVKLIDRSLYPIVRPDAHLRLFGSETVNLWALRSRLGVVSSELEQRLHPKTAVEEVVVSSFFGATRLGRDQEPSVKQWEQARDLLDQLHLHSIRERCCGELSDGQRRRLLIARALVHQPEVLVLDEPSRALDLQACHQLLAILRRLIQGGTTVVQVTHRVDTIVPEMERVLFLAQGRIVGDGSPREMLRPAELSELFNTPLNVVEAQGFRQVLPG; from the coding sequence ATGACCGCTGAAACCTGGCTCGATCTGCGCAACGTGCAGGCATGGCAGGGCGATCGCCCGGTGCTGCACGAGCTCAACCTGCAATTGAAACTGCGGCAGTCCACAACCGTGTTGGGGCCCAATGGCGCAGGCAAAAGCAGCCTGGTGAAACTGATCGACCGCAGCCTCTACCCCATCGTTCGCCCCGATGCTCATCTGCGGTTGTTTGGCAGCGAGACGGTGAACCTCTGGGCGCTGCGCAGCCGCCTGGGAGTGGTGTCGAGCGAGCTGGAACAGCGGCTTCATCCAAAAACAGCTGTTGAAGAGGTGGTGGTGAGCAGTTTTTTTGGGGCCACCCGACTGGGCCGCGATCAGGAGCCAAGCGTTAAGCAGTGGGAGCAGGCGCGAGATCTGCTTGATCAACTGCACCTCCACAGCATCCGTGAACGCTGCTGCGGAGAGCTATCGGACGGACAGCGACGCCGCCTGTTGATCGCTCGCGCTCTGGTTCACCAACCCGAGGTGCTGGTGCTGGATGAACCGAGCCGCGCCCTCGACCTCCAGGCCTGCCATCAATTGCTGGCGATCCTGCGGCGCTTGATCCAAGGGGGAACCACGGTGGTGCAGGTCACCCATCGGGTCGACACGATCGTGCCGGAGATGGAACGGGTGCTGTTTCTGGCGCAGGGACGCATCGTTGGAGATGGAAGTCCGCGGGAGATGCTGCGGCCCGCCGAGCTGAGTGAACTGTTCAACACCCCGCTCAACGTGGTTGAAGCCCAAGGCTTTCGCCAGGTTCTTCCGGGATAG
- a CDS encoding metal ABC transporter permease: MELLLEPLSHAFMVKALMISALVGGVCGLLSCFMTLKGWALMGDAVSHAVLPGVVVAYALGLPFSLGAFVFGVGSVAAIGFVKQKSRVKEDTVIGLVFTGFFALGLVLVSKTRSNIDLTHILFGNVLGISAGDVQQTLVISVLVLVLLLLFRRDLMLFCFDPTHARSIGINTGLLHYMLLGLLSLAAVAGLQTVGIILVVSMLVTPGATAYLLTDRFDRMTLLAVTSSVLSSVLGVFISYWTDSSTAGCIVLAQTAQFVLAFLLAPGQGVLRRL; encoded by the coding sequence ATGGAGCTTTTGCTGGAACCCCTCAGTCACGCCTTCATGGTGAAGGCTTTGATGATCAGTGCCCTGGTTGGGGGTGTTTGCGGGCTGTTGTCCTGCTTCATGACCCTGAAGGGATGGGCATTGATGGGTGATGCCGTCTCACATGCCGTACTCCCTGGCGTGGTGGTCGCCTATGCCCTGGGCCTGCCCTTCTCCCTGGGGGCGTTCGTCTTCGGTGTGGGCTCCGTTGCCGCCATCGGCTTTGTGAAGCAGAAGTCGAGGGTGAAGGAAGACACCGTCATCGGGCTTGTCTTCACTGGCTTCTTCGCTCTGGGGCTCGTGCTCGTCTCCAAGACGCGCAGCAACATCGATCTCACCCACATCCTGTTCGGCAATGTGCTGGGGATCTCAGCGGGGGACGTGCAGCAGACCCTGGTGATTTCAGTGCTGGTGCTTGTGTTGCTGCTGCTGTTCCGGCGGGACCTGATGCTCTTCTGCTTCGATCCCACCCACGCCCGATCGATCGGGATCAACACCGGACTCCTGCACTACATGCTGTTGGGGCTCCTGTCCCTGGCCGCCGTTGCTGGTCTGCAGACTGTGGGAATCATCCTGGTGGTGTCGATGCTCGTCACCCCCGGCGCCACGGCCTATCTGCTCACCGATCGGTTTGACCGGATGACGCTGCTGGCCGTCACCAGCAGCGTGCTCTCCAGTGTGCTGGGGGTGTTCATCAGCTACTGGACCGACAGCTCCACCGCCGGTTGCATCGTGCTGGCACAAACCGCGCAATTCGTGCTCGCCTTTCTTCTTGCTCCTGGCCAGGGGGTGCTGCGGCGTCTCTGA